The region GCCGCTCAACGCCCCCGAGTGCACGAAGCCGCCGTTCAACTGCACCTGTGGAGAGCCGGTGCCCACGCCCGCGTAGGCGGGTGTCAGGAGATGAGAGGGGAGATGTGAACGAGGTGATCGGCAGGGGGGGTGAGTCTGCATGGTGAACGGGAGCCCGATCGTGGAGGGGTTCATCGAGGCCATCAACCTCATCATCACCCTCAATCCGCAGGTGGTCGAGATCACCATCCGGTCGCTCTACATCTCCCTCACCGCCACCTTCTTCGCGTCGCTAGTCGCCCTGCCGCTCGGGGCGCTCATCTACTTCTACGACTTCAGGGGGAAGCATGCGGTCGTCTCCACGCTGCAGACGCTCTATGCGCTCCCGACCGTCATCGTGGGCCTGATCATGTTCCTCCTCCTCTCGAACATCGGCCCCTTCGGGTTCCTCCGCCTCCTCTACACGCCCGGCGGCATGATCGTCACCCAGACGGTGCTCATCATCCCGCTCCTGATGGGGCTGACAGTCTCGGCGCTCTCGGGGATCGATCGGGACAAGCGCTACACGATCATAGCCCTCGGCGCAAGCAAGTTCCAGACGGTCACGACCATCATCGCGGAGGCCCGGTTCGCGGTCATGGCCGGCGTCCTCCTCGGGTTCGGACGGGCGATCGCCGAGGTGGGGACGGTGATGATCGTCGGCGGCAACATCCGCGGCGCCACCCGCGTCCTCACCACCGCGATCGCGCTCAACACATCGATGGCGAACTACTCCATGTCGATTGCACTCGGGATCATCCTCCTCTCGGTTGCGCTCGGGGTGAACATCGCTCTCTCCCTCGTGCAGCGGCGGTGATGTCATGGCGATCATTGAAGCACACAACATCAGGAAATCGTACGGCGACTTAGAGGTCCTGCACGACATCGACCTCTCGGTGCAGGAGGGAGAGATCCTCGGGCTCATCGGCCCGAGCGGCTCCGGGAAGAGCACGCTTCTCCGGATCCTCGACCTGATTGAGCCGCCGAGCGGCGGAGAACTCTCCGTCTTCGGCATCGACACGGTCGAGGAGCGCGGTCGCTGGCTCGACCTCCGCCGCCGGATGGGGATGCTCTTCCAGAGGCCGATCGTCTTCAATGCATCGGTCTACGACAACATCGCGATGGGGCTGCGCTATCGGGGGGCTTCCGGCGACGAGATCGACCGGAGGGTGAAGGAGGCCCTCGAAGCCGTCGGGCTCTCCCGCTACATCAAGAGCAGGGCGACCGATCTCTCGGGCGGTGAGCAGCAGCGGGTGGCGTTATCGAGGGTGCTCGTGACCGACCCTGAGATCCTCTTCCTCGACGAGCCGACGGCGAACCTGGACCCGACGTCGACCGCTACCATCGAGGCGATCGTGGCGCGCCTGAACCGCGAGAAAGGGATAACCGTCCTGATCAGCACCCACGACCTTATGCAGGGGCAGCGGCTCGCCCACCGCGTCGCGGTGATGATCGAGGGGACGGTCGCCCAGGCTGGCTCGTCCCGTGAGGTCTTCCATGAGCCGAAAGACCCGAAGATCGCCCGGTTCGTGGGCGTCCAGAACATCATCCCCGGCCGGGTCGTCTCCCGGGAAGGAGGCCTCACCACGGTGGAGATGAAGGGGAGGCGGATGGTCTCGGCGACCCCGCCCCCGGCCGAGGAGGTGGCGGTGGTCATCCGGGGCGAGGACATCTCCCTGCACCGGAGGGAGCCCGGCTACGAGGAGGCGGAGAATCTTTTTTCCGCTAGCATTACCAGTATCGAGCCTATGGCGCCGTTCGTGAACGTGACCGTGGACTGCGGGTGCGAACTGACCGCACTGGTGACCGCGAGGAGGGCGGAGAGCCTCGAACTTGAGATCGGTATGCAAGTCTGGGTCTCTCTCCCGGCGAGGGTGGTCCACCTGGTCCCTTGGGAGGTGTAACCCTCATCGAGGGGCTTGCCCGTTTTTCGGCGATCTCTACAGTAGACTGTCTTTAGACCCGTATGGGCGCTTAGAGTAAATCAATAGGCATTAACTTGTACCGGAATGGATATATTTAACCCTCGACCCCTCTCAAAAGTTATTTCATGAAATCGTCTCGCATATGCATGTTGATCTCCCTCCTCGTCGCTGTCGTTCTGATCTGCGGCTGCACGGGGACGACAAACACCGATTCCGTGCCCGGTTCGGAGAACCTGACGTCGACTCCTGCCGCGACGGCGACCCCTGCCGAGGGCGTCCAAGTCAAGGTCTTCCACGCCGGAAGCCTGACCGGGCCGTTTGAGAAGGTAAAGGCGGCGTTTGAAGCGGAACACCCCGGCGTCACCGTGACCCTTGAACGCGGGGGCAGCGTCGATATCATCAAGAGGATTACCGGGAGCGGCGACTCTGCCGACGTTCTCGCCTCCGCCGACTACGCCCTCATCCCGAAGATGATGGTGCCGGAGCATGCCGACTGGTATCTCACGTTCGCGAAGAACCGGATGGTGCTCACCTACACGAACGAGAGCAAGTATGCCGGCGAGATCACCGCCGAGAACTGGTATGAGGTCCTCGGTCGCGACGGTGTCAGGTGGGGCTTCTCGGACCCGAACTCAGACCCCTGCGGCTACCGCACCCCGATGGTGATCCAACTCGCCGAGGGCTACTACGGGAACGACCGGATCTTTGAGGATCTCGTCGCGGCCCACAGCAACATCACCGCAACCGAAGAGAACGGCACCGTCACGATCCATGCCACCAATGCGGGCTCCGACGACACCGTACTCTTCATCAGGCCGAAGGCCGACGACCTCGTCAAGATGGTCCGGTCCGGCGACCTTGACTACGCCTGGGAGTACCGGAGCGTTGCGGTGCAGAACGACCTCAAGTTCATCGAACTCCCCGAAGCGATCGACCTCTCGTCGGTAGACTTCGCTGAGAACTACGCGACCGTCCAGACCGAGGCGAAGAAGGGCGACGGCACCACGCTCTACGCGGGCGCCCCGATCGTCTACGGCGTGACCGTCCCGAAGATCGCAGAGCACCCCGACCTTGGCGTCGAGTTCGTGGAGATGCTGGTCGGTGCCACCGGTCAGGAGATCCTCAACGCCGACGGCCAGCCCCCGATCGTGCCTGCGGGCGGCTACGGCAACGTTCCTGCCAGCCTGCAGCCGCTTGTTGCGGTAAAAGCCTGAAAAACCCTTTTTTTGTAGGATGAGAGCGGCCGTCTCACCCGTGCTTCGCCTTTATCGAGAGTATCAGGCCGATAAGAACTGCGGTGACGGCGTTCGCTGCGATGATGGCGAGATCCTCTTTTACCACCCCGTAGGCGAGCCAGAGCAGGATCCCGGCGAGGAAGATGATGAGCATCGCAAGAGAGAGGTCGGCGGTCGACCTCGTACGCCATGCTCTCGCGACCTGCGGTGCGAACGAGAGCGTTGTGAGCGTTCCGGCGATGAGGCCGAGTGCGGTGACGGAGTCCATGAGCAATCCTGTTTTCATCTCTCCCGTCCGATCTCATGAACATTGGGGCCGGCGGCCTCGTTGAGTATCTCTAGGATACGGGTTTCTGCCCGCTCCTCTGCCTCTGTTCCCACCACTCGCGGGCGTAGGCGAGGATCATCCCGATGATGAACGCGAAGGTAAGGCCGATCGCAAGCGTGAGGACGGCGATGACCCCTGTGACCAGATACGACTCGGTCTTCGCGCTGTGTTTCCCGAGTTCGATCGCCACGAAGACGAGGAGCGCGCCGAAGACCCCGAACGGGATGAGGGTCAGCACCTCCGGCGGGGCGAAGGCGACGGCGAAAGTGAGGACGAAGAGGCCGGCAACGATGTTCGCCCCGCCGGTCCTCGCACCGAACCGGTACATGGCGGCAAGCCCCCCGGCGCCGTGGCACATCGGGAACCCCCCGAGCGGCGTGGAGAGGAGGTTCATCGCGCCGATGGTCCGGGAGAGTTTGTCCGGGTCCACGCCCTTCTTCGGGAAGAGGTCGTAGGTGAGGAGCGATGTGGCGAGGATGGCGTTTGTCAGGGTGAGCGGTATCTGCGGGAGCGCGAGGTCCCAGGAACCGGCGATGAAGTCGGCCGGTGCGGGGATGATGAGGGCGGGGAGAGGCATCAGGCGGAACGGCGGCATCCCCTGCGTCGCGATACCGGCGGCAAGCCCGATTGCGAGGACGATCAGAGCGGAGATGTCCGGGACCCGGGTTCGCTGCGATGCGATGAAGAAGGCGACGATGATCCCGACGGAGACCGCCGCAAAGAGGGCGTCGGAGACGATATAGCCGAGCGACGTCTTCAGGAGGAGGAGCGCGAGCCCCGCCTGCACGCCCCGGACGACGCTTCTTGGTATCCGCTCCCCGATCCAGGTCATGCCGCCGACGAGCCCGAGCAGGAGGAAGAGCACGCCGACGACGATCCCGGAGGCCACGATCTCGCCGCCGGAGAGGCCTTCGGCGATGACGATGGCGCCGATCGCCTTCATCGGCTCGATGGGGATGGGAAGGCGGTAGTAGAACCCGGCGATGATGTACCACGCGGCGAGGAAGAGGAAGAA is a window of Methanoculleus sp. 7T DNA encoding:
- a CDS encoding ABC transporter permease produces the protein MVNGSPIVEGFIEAINLIITLNPQVVEITIRSLYISLTATFFASLVALPLGALIYFYDFRGKHAVVSTLQTLYALPTVIVGLIMFLLLSNIGPFGFLRLLYTPGGMIVTQTVLIIPLLMGLTVSALSGIDRDKRYTIIALGASKFQTVTTIIAEARFAVMAGVLLGFGRAIAEVGTVMIVGGNIRGATRVLTTAIALNTSMANYSMSIALGIILLSVALGVNIALSLVQRR
- a CDS encoding ABC transporter ATP-binding protein — protein: MAIIEAHNIRKSYGDLEVLHDIDLSVQEGEILGLIGPSGSGKSTLLRILDLIEPPSGGELSVFGIDTVEERGRWLDLRRRMGMLFQRPIVFNASVYDNIAMGLRYRGASGDEIDRRVKEALEAVGLSRYIKSRATDLSGGEQQRVALSRVLVTDPEILFLDEPTANLDPTSTATIEAIVARLNREKGITVLISTHDLMQGQRLAHRVAVMIEGTVAQAGSSREVFHEPKDPKIARFVGVQNIIPGRVVSREGGLTTVEMKGRRMVSATPPPAEEVAVVIRGEDISLHRREPGYEEAENLFSASITSIEPMAPFVNVTVDCGCELTALVTARRAESLELEIGMQVWVSLPARVVHLVPWEV
- the wtpA gene encoding tungstate ABC transporter substrate-binding protein WtpA, giving the protein MKSSRICMLISLLVAVVLICGCTGTTNTDSVPGSENLTSTPAATATPAEGVQVKVFHAGSLTGPFEKVKAAFEAEHPGVTVTLERGGSVDIIKRITGSGDSADVLASADYALIPKMMVPEHADWYLTFAKNRMVLTYTNESKYAGEITAENWYEVLGRDGVRWGFSDPNSDPCGYRTPMVIQLAEGYYGNDRIFEDLVAAHSNITATEENGTVTIHATNAGSDDTVLFIRPKADDLVKMVRSGDLDYAWEYRSVAVQNDLKFIELPEAIDLSSVDFAENYATVQTEAKKGDGTTLYAGAPIVYGVTVPKIAEHPDLGVEFVEMLVGATGQEILNADGQPPIVPAGGYGNVPASLQPLVAVKA
- a CDS encoding SemiSWEET family sugar transporter — encoded protein: MKTGLLMDSVTALGLIAGTLTTLSFAPQVARAWRTRSTADLSLAMLIIFLAGILLWLAYGVVKEDLAIIAANAVTAVLIGLILSIKAKHG
- a CDS encoding putative sulfate/molybdate transporter codes for the protein MAESTEEKGNGIRINLEEIAGAVGDFGTIFPILLGVAIVCPDVNVSHFFLFLAAWYIIAGFYYRLPIPIEPMKAIGAIVIAEGLSGGEIVASGIVVGVLFLLLGLVGGMTWIGERIPRSVVRGVQAGLALLLLKTSLGYIVSDALFAAVSVGIIVAFFIASQRTRVPDISALIVLAIGLAAGIATQGMPPFRLMPLPALIIPAPADFIAGSWDLALPQIPLTLTNAILATSLLTYDLFPKKGVDPDKLSRTIGAMNLLSTPLGGFPMCHGAGGLAAMYRFGARTGGANIVAGLFVLTFAVAFAPPEVLTLIPFGVFGALLVFVAIELGKHSAKTESYLVTGVIAVLTLAIGLTFAFIIGMILAYAREWWEQRQRSGQKPVS